The following proteins are encoded in a genomic region of Chryseobacterium culicis:
- a CDS encoding GyrI-like domain-containing protein yields MEDNLNCIYRIINFMEKNYDQPVSVKELEDISHYSYRNIQRIFKYSCGETIGAFQQRLKVENAYKRILYTQENLTSIAIEVGFANIASFSKAFKQHFGISPKAARQSKEQLLCEDAIIPVTSDILLEPEIVFLKPMQVYYQSINTYYNNEEIEVLWEKFMENEFPDSGTAYFGVIADEPLITTEINCRYDACSSVQSDQKKLPSKTIFGGKYARFTHAGSYDTIDETYTKIYSRWIFNSGLEFTHTPIIEKYERHVENEDDQEKQLTYILLPLK; encoded by the coding sequence AAGATATTTCCCATTACTCCTACCGAAATATCCAGCGCATTTTTAAGTACAGTTGTGGGGAAACCATTGGAGCTTTCCAGCAAAGATTAAAAGTAGAAAATGCCTATAAACGGATTCTTTATACTCAGGAAAACCTTACCTCCATTGCTATTGAAGTGGGTTTTGCCAATATCGCTTCTTTTTCCAAAGCTTTTAAACAACATTTTGGAATTTCACCCAAAGCAGCAAGACAAAGTAAAGAACAGCTCCTTTGTGAGGACGCCATCATTCCGGTTACATCAGATATTTTGCTGGAACCTGAAATTGTATTTTTGAAACCAATGCAGGTATATTATCAGAGTATTAACACATATTACAACAATGAAGAAATTGAAGTCCTGTGGGAAAAATTCATGGAAAATGAGTTTCCTGATTCCGGGACAGCCTATTTTGGAGTCATCGCAGATGAACCATTGATTACCACTGAAATCAACTGCCGGTATGATGCATGTTCTTCCGTACAGTCTGACCAAAAAAAGCTTCCTTCAAAAACAATATTTGGAGGAAAATATGCCCGCTTCACCCACGCAGGCAGCTATGACACCATTGACGAAACCTATACCAAAATCTATTCCCGCTGGATTTTTAATTCAGGTCTTGAATTCACCCATACTCCCATTATCGAAAAGTATGAAAGGCATGTTGAAAATGAAGATGACCAGGAAAAGCAGCTGACTTATATTTTATTGCCCCTGAAGTAA
- a CDS encoding agmatine/peptidylarginine deiminase produces MQKKKILSLLLPALLLSCSQTDTVENPDTVNPVAALYKMPEESATHEGTWLQWPHQYQYGTTYRNRLDATWVAMAKELVQSEKVHIIAYDGVEKDRITALLNSAGVPLTHINFKLYQTDDFWVRDNGPIYVKDQNGQLFIQDWGFNGWGNKADYSKCNTIPSKIATDTNIPKINLNSVMINEGGSVEIDGNGVLIACKSSILNNNRNPGMTQQEAEAIFTKNLGVTKFIWLNGKAGLDITDMHIDGFARFANSSTIITMNPDDLNYWQVPDGDINKLYDATTKSGSAYHFVKVPLTRNDVITTYGKNVGRASYINYYIANNRVLVPNYNDPNDAVANNIIQQLYPGKQVVGIDCRNLFANGGMVHCVTQQQPQ; encoded by the coding sequence ATGCAAAAAAAGAAAATCTTGTCCCTGCTCTTACCTGCCCTTTTACTTTCCTGTTCACAGACAGATACAGTAGAGAATCCAGATACAGTGAACCCCGTGGCAGCTCTTTACAAAATGCCGGAAGAATCGGCAACACACGAAGGAACCTGGCTTCAATGGCCCCATCAGTATCAATATGGAACTACTTACCGTAACAGACTGGATGCAACATGGGTAGCCATGGCCAAAGAACTGGTACAAAGTGAAAAAGTTCACATCATTGCTTATGACGGTGTAGAAAAGGATCGTATTACAGCACTATTAAACAGTGCCGGAGTTCCGCTTACCCATATTAATTTCAAACTTTATCAGACAGATGATTTCTGGGTAAGAGATAACGGTCCTATCTACGTGAAGGATCAAAACGGACAGTTATTTATTCAGGATTGGGGATTTAATGGCTGGGGTAATAAAGCCGATTACAGCAAATGCAACACCATTCCTTCCAAAATAGCTACAGATACCAATATTCCAAAAATCAATCTTAACTCAGTGATGATTAATGAAGGCGGAAGTGTGGAAATTGACGGAAACGGAGTCTTGATAGCTTGTAAAAGTTCTATCCTGAATAATAACAGAAATCCGGGAATGACCCAACAGGAAGCAGAAGCCATATTTACTAAAAATCTGGGAGTAACCAAATTTATCTGGCTGAATGGAAAAGCGGGTCTTGATATCACAGATATGCACATTGATGGTTTCGCAAGATTTGCCAATTCATCCACGATTATCACGATGAATCCTGATGATCTTAACTATTGGCAGGTTCCGGATGGTGACATTAATAAGCTATATGATGCTACCACAAAAAGCGGATCTGCTTATCATTTTGTAAAAGTACCCCTCACAAGAAATGATGTAATAACAACCTATGGAAAAAATGTAGGCCGTGCTTCTTATATTAATTATTATATCGCGAATAACCGCGTATTGGTGCCTAACTATAACGATCCCAATGATGCTGTGGCCAATAATATTATTCAACAGCTGTATCCTGGCAAACAGGTAGTGGGAATAGACTGCCGTAACTTATTTGCCAATGGCGGAATGGTACACTGTGTAACCCAGCAACAGCCCCAATAA
- a CDS encoding MBL fold metallo-hydrolase, with amino-acid sequence MKKTAVSLLALLLNIVCQAQNFDVIPLGIYGGEQEDNLSAYLVGAPKDNAFLCLDAGTVNTGIRKAIQLKSLEGSAETVLKDQIKGYFVSHGHLDHLSGLIINSPADSKKDIFAIAPVIQILQNHYFITDTWINFADQGQKPILGKYHYNELQEGAEIPAPKTPFFITGYELSHVTPYKSSAALVRRNEHYLLYLGDTGADRIEKSDRLDHLWNTIAPLVKKRKLNTILIEVSFPNSQPEHLLFGHLTPNLLVEELSKLKEKTGQNNLEGLNIVVTHRKPTGDNPELIKKELLKNNPLNVNYIFPEQGKKISLP; translated from the coding sequence ATGAAAAAAACAGCAGTTTCTTTATTAGCCCTGCTTCTGAATATTGTTTGTCAGGCACAAAATTTTGATGTTATTCCTTTAGGGATATATGGCGGTGAGCAGGAAGACAATTTATCAGCCTATCTGGTAGGAGCACCGAAAGACAATGCATTTCTATGTCTTGATGCCGGTACCGTAAATACCGGAATACGGAAAGCAATTCAATTAAAAAGTCTTGAAGGATCAGCGGAAACAGTTTTAAAAGATCAGATAAAAGGATATTTTGTGTCGCATGGTCATCTGGATCACTTATCAGGACTGATCATCAATTCCCCGGCCGACTCCAAAAAGGATATCTTTGCTATAGCACCTGTGATTCAGATTTTACAGAATCATTACTTCATCACAGATACCTGGATCAATTTTGCGGATCAGGGACAAAAACCTATCCTTGGAAAATACCATTATAATGAACTTCAGGAAGGCGCTGAAATCCCTGCACCTAAAACACCTTTCTTTATCACAGGTTATGAACTGAGCCATGTAACCCCTTATAAAAGCAGTGCTGCATTGGTAAGAAGAAATGAACACTATTTACTGTATCTGGGAGATACAGGTGCTGACCGTATTGAAAAATCTGACCGTCTGGATCATCTTTGGAATACCATTGCTCCTCTGGTTAAAAAAAGAAAACTGAATACTATATTAATTGAAGTTTCTTTTCCTAACAGCCAGCCTGAGCATCTTCTGTTTGGTCACCTTACTCCTAATCTTCTGGTTGAAGAATTAAGTAAGCTGAAAGAAAAAACAGGTCAGAACAATCTTGAGGGGCTCAATATTGTCGTTACCCATAGAAAACCGACAGGTGATAATCCAGAACTTATCAAAAAGGAATTATTGAAAAACAATCCTCTAAACGTAAATTATATTTTCCCTGAGCAAGGTAAAAAAATTAGTTTACCCTAA
- a CDS encoding helix-turn-helix domain-containing protein has protein sequence MEQDDPLKTINYSGIFFSCFSDYSEKCIHATPEHVLLYLYSGEQIIEDRNTKITIAAGECAFIRRNHRLMMHKNSKGDELYKGISLTFNRNLLRDFYNKLNKSDLPQEIHFSEENVFKIDPRADITSLFQSLTPYFDENTRPTEGVVHLKLQEGIYALLNQSEIFFPILFDFTEPWKIDIMEFMNENYMDELTMEQIASYTGRSLATFKRDFQKISDLSPQKWLIRKRLEAAYFKLKNEGRKVQDVYVEVGFKNPSHFSTAFKKQYGFSPKEI, from the coding sequence ATGGAACAGGATGACCCATTGAAAACCATAAATTACTCAGGAATATTTTTTTCCTGTTTTTCAGATTATAGTGAAAAATGCATTCACGCAACCCCGGAACATGTACTACTCTATTTGTATTCCGGAGAACAAATCATTGAAGATCGGAATACGAAAATAACCATAGCAGCAGGAGAATGTGCTTTTATACGGCGTAACCACCGTCTGATGATGCATAAAAACAGTAAAGGCGATGAACTTTACAAAGGAATTTCATTAACCTTCAACCGTAACTTGCTCCGGGATTTTTATAATAAACTAAATAAATCAGATCTGCCTCAAGAGATTCATTTTTCTGAAGAAAATGTATTTAAAATAGATCCGCGTGCCGATATTACAAGCCTGTTTCAATCGCTCACCCCTTATTTTGATGAAAATACAAGACCGACTGAAGGGGTTGTTCATCTTAAATTACAGGAAGGAATCTACGCCTTACTCAATCAATCAGAGATCTTTTTTCCTATTTTGTTTGATTTTACAGAGCCGTGGAAAATTGATATAATGGAGTTCATGAATGAAAATTATATGGATGAACTTACCATGGAACAAATTGCTTCCTATACCGGTCGCAGTCTGGCCACTTTCAAGCGTGATTTCCAAAAGATAAGTGACCTGAGTCCGCAAAAATGGCTGATCAGAAAACGTCTTGAAGCCGCCTATTTCAAACTGAAAAATGAAGGCAGGAAAGTACAGGATGTTTATGTAGAGGTTGGATTTAAAAATCCTTCACACTTTTCCACAGCATTCAAAAAACAATACGGGTTTTCGCCAAAGGAAATATAA
- a CDS encoding sugar O-acetyltransferase, with protein sequence MKTQDIFERLTEGKTIPADDPQAFRMREASFETKKLLIRMNSTSDPAEIRKFLGEIIGKYIEENTTIFTPLYINYGKNTKIGKNVFINFGCTFLDLGGITIEDYVLIAPNVSLLSEGHPVSSENRQSLVPGRIHIKKNAWIGANATILPGVTIGENTIVAAGAVVTKDIPDNVIAGGIPAKIIKPI encoded by the coding sequence ATGAAAACACAGGATATTTTTGAACGACTCACAGAAGGGAAAACCATTCCTGCAGATGATCCGCAGGCCTTCAGAATGCGTGAAGCCTCTTTTGAAACAAAGAAATTACTGATCAGAATGAACAGTACTTCTGATCCGGCAGAAATAAGGAAGTTTCTAGGTGAGATCATCGGTAAATATATTGAAGAAAACACAACCATCTTTACTCCTTTATATATCAATTACGGAAAGAATACAAAAATCGGGAAAAATGTGTTCATCAATTTCGGCTGTACATTTCTTGATCTGGGAGGCATTACAATAGAAGATTATGTCTTAATTGCTCCCAATGTCAGTTTACTTTCTGAAGGACATCCTGTTTCTTCAGAAAACCGCCAATCGCTTGTTCCCGGACGTATTCATATTAAAAAGAATGCCTGGATTGGAGCCAATGCAACCATTCTTCCCGGAGTTACCATAGGCGAAAATACCATAGTAGCTGCAGGAGCTGTTGTTACTAAAGACATTCCGGACAACGTCATTGCTGGAGGAATTCCTGCAAAAATCATAAAACCTATCTAA
- a CDS encoding alpha/beta hydrolase — protein sequence MKKWTILTAFALLLTGKAYAQQNEKKMKNIEKNEHYTFKLSDKVTRKKVHFKNRYGIVLTGDLYSPSSHVKNKGLSAIAISGPFGAVKEQSSGLYANQMAERGFIVLAFDPSYTGESNGEPRSVASPDINTEDFSAAVDFLGLQKEVDRNRIGIIGICGFGGFALNAAAVDQRIKAVATTSMYDMSRVMARGYYDAITPEQRTQLLHQLGEQRWKDAEKGTFQPGPRLNAEKLEGDEPQFVKEYFDYYRTPRGFHERSLNSVGSWNATNALSFMNMPLLTYIKEISPRSVLIIAGEKAHSRYFSEDAYKMAAEPKELIIIPGAVHTDLYDKTDIIPFNTLDVFFKKNLK from the coding sequence ATGAAAAAATGGACAATTTTAACAGCATTTGCATTGCTGCTCACAGGAAAAGCCTATGCACAGCAAAATGAAAAGAAAATGAAAAATATTGAAAAAAACGAACACTATACTTTTAAACTGAGCGACAAAGTTACCCGTAAAAAAGTACATTTTAAAAATCGTTACGGAATAGTACTTACCGGTGATCTGTACAGCCCTTCATCCCACGTTAAAAATAAAGGTCTATCAGCTATTGCCATAAGCGGGCCTTTTGGAGCAGTAAAAGAACAGTCATCTGGTCTCTATGCCAATCAGATGGCAGAACGTGGATTTATTGTACTGGCATTTGATCCATCCTATACCGGGGAAAGCAATGGAGAACCGAGAAGTGTGGCATCTCCTGATATCAATACGGAAGATTTCAGTGCTGCAGTAGATTTTCTGGGATTACAGAAAGAAGTGGACAGAAATCGTATAGGAATTATCGGAATCTGCGGATTTGGAGGGTTTGCATTAAATGCAGCAGCAGTGGATCAACGTATAAAGGCTGTTGCAACAACCAGTATGTATGATATGTCACGGGTAATGGCGAGAGGTTATTATGATGCCATCACTCCGGAACAGCGTACACAATTGTTACACCAACTTGGTGAACAACGCTGGAAAGATGCTGAGAAGGGAACATTTCAACCCGGACCAAGGCTGAATGCTGAAAAACTGGAAGGAGATGAACCTCAGTTTGTAAAAGAATACTTTGATTACTACCGTACTCCGAGAGGGTTTCATGAACGTTCATTAAACTCAGTCGGCTCGTGGAATGCAACCAATGCACTCTCTTTTATGAATATGCCATTACTCACTTATATCAAAGAAATTTCTCCCCGTTCGGTACTGATTATTGCTGGAGAAAAAGCACATTCCAGATACTTCAGTGAAGATGCTTACAAGATGGCTGCCGAACCTAAGGAGTTAATAATCATTCCTGGCGCCGTACATACAGATCTTTACGACAAAACAGACATTATTCCTTTCAATACACTGGATGTTTTTTTTAAGAAAAACCTGAAATAA
- a CDS encoding ArsR/SmtB family transcription factor, translated as MGVTKTDIYTEEQNKLASLLKVLGHPARIAILQHIINQKACIGNDLVEELGLAQATISQHLKELKNIGIIKGSIEGKSVCYCINETTWKQFQNEFNLFFNQDVTIKQCC; from the coding sequence ATGGGAGTAACTAAAACAGACATTTATACTGAAGAGCAAAACAAGCTGGCTTCTTTACTTAAAGTGTTGGGTCACCCTGCAAGAATAGCTATTTTACAGCATATCATTAATCAGAAAGCATGTATAGGTAACGATCTTGTTGAAGAACTTGGTCTTGCGCAAGCGACCATTTCCCAACATTTAAAAGAATTGAAAAATATTGGTATTATCAAAGGTTCAATTGAAGGAAAGTCGGTATGCTACTGCATCAATGAAACTACCTGGAAACAGTTTCAAAATGAATTCAACCTGTTTTTTAATCAGGATGTTACTATAAAACAATGCTGCTAA
- a CDS encoding DUF6428 family protein — MRLSEIKEILPALENVEFQLENGTFVPEHFHVTEVGQIIKKFIDCGGVIRSEKVVNFQLWNADDYEHRLKAGKLLHIIQLSEEKLGIEDSEIEVEYQGETIGKYDLEFNGKNFILKNKTTACLAQEACGIPSEKQKKNLSELSVTSTSACNPESGCC; from the coding sequence ATGAGACTATCAGAAATCAAAGAAATTCTGCCGGCATTGGAAAATGTTGAATTTCAATTGGAAAACGGCACGTTTGTCCCTGAGCATTTTCATGTAACGGAAGTAGGTCAGATTATCAAAAAATTCATTGATTGCGGCGGTGTAATCAGAAGCGAAAAAGTGGTCAACTTCCAGCTATGGAATGCGGATGATTATGAACATCGTCTGAAAGCGGGAAAACTGCTTCATATCATTCAGCTTTCTGAAGAAAAACTGGGAATAGAAGATTCAGAAATTGAAGTAGAATATCAAGGAGAAACCATTGGTAAATATGATTTGGAATTTAACGGGAAAAACTTTATCCTCAAAAACAAGACAACAGCTTGCCTTGCACAGGAAGCCTGTGGCATTCCTTCGGAAAAACAAAAGAAAAACCTGTCTGAATTATCTGTAACCTCAACATCAGCATGCAATCCGGAATCAGGCTGCTGCTAA
- a CDS encoding low molecular weight phosphatase family protein, giving the protein MYQELSNTVQSLQWENIETDRKETLEPLISFIQQKVDDGKEINLNFICTHNSRRSHLTQVWAQAAASFFTIPEVNCYSGGTETTAVFPKIAEVLTKQGFTVFSIADTTNPVYAIKYDDNHLPIIGFSKKYDSHFNPVSGFAAIMTCSQADGGCPFIAGAEKRIPITFEDPKVSDNTPEQEAIYTERSVQIAEEMFYVFSKIKK; this is encoded by the coding sequence ATGTACCAAGAATTATCAAATACAGTTCAGTCTTTACAGTGGGAAAATATAGAGACTGATAGAAAAGAAACGCTGGAACCACTCATCAGTTTTATCCAGCAAAAGGTAGATGATGGCAAAGAAATCAATCTGAATTTTATCTGCACCCACAATTCCCGCCGCAGCCATTTGACACAGGTCTGGGCACAGGCAGCGGCTTCTTTCTTTACGATTCCGGAGGTTAACTGTTATTCTGGGGGAACGGAGACAACAGCCGTATTTCCCAAGATTGCAGAAGTCTTAACGAAGCAAGGTTTTACAGTCTTTAGTATTGCCGATACGACTAATCCCGTGTATGCTATAAAATACGATGACAACCACCTTCCTATCATTGGTTTTTCCAAGAAATATGACAGCCATTTCAACCCTGTATCAGGATTTGCAGCTATTATGACCTGTTCACAGGCTGATGGAGGATGTCCGTTTATCGCCGGGGCAGAAAAAAGAATCCCCATTACCTTTGAAGATCCAAAGGTTTCAGACAATACCCCGGAGCAGGAAGCAATATATACTGAAAGAAGCGTACAAATTGCAGAAGAAATGTTCTATGTTTTTTCTAAAATCAAAAAATAA